GCTTTCAAGAAGCGTACGAGTCAATTTGCGCTCCGCCGTTTCCGACCACCCCCAATTTCGAAAGTACAAAGAAGCAGGCGAAAAACAGGTAAAAGAGTGACGAGACGATGGCGACCGCGGTCATGGTCATCGTCGGGCGCAGGCCTTTCGGCATCAAGGCGTGGTTCATGTAAAGCGCCAGGAAACCGAGCAGCGGTATCTGAAACGCTTCGATGATTCCGGCAATCTGCAGCAGGATGACCGGACGTCCCACCCAGGCGAAGAGACCGAACGCTCCTCCGGCGACAAAAAGGATGAAAATCTTCCGTAATCCCTGAGCATTCAACCAGGCACTCTCCTTGAAGCCGAAGGATTTGAGCAGGATGTGGGTTCCGTTGCCCAGCAGGCGGGACCATCCGTCGGTGTTGGTGAGGGTGGTGTTGTAGAAACCGACCAGAACGCCGATGACCATGAACCAGAATCCCCATCGGCCCCAGGTATTGCCGAGCAGCTTGCCGAGCACCTCGGCGACCCGCCGCTCTTCCGGCACGACCCCCTCCGGCCGCAGCACCTCGGCTCCGAGGATCAGAAAAGCGGTCACGATCAGGGTTCCTCCGAGCACTCCAAGGGTATTGTCGATGGTCATCTCGTTGACCCAGCCCCGCAGGCGGGAGACATCCTCCTCGGTGTACTGCTCCTGTTTGCGAAGGATACCGGTCTTTTTAAACTGACCGGCCGCGCCGTAGCCTTTTGCCGGCAACCAGTAGGAGTACCAGAGCATGCCTGCCGCACCGGCCATGATGAAGCTCAGCCAGGGCACGATCTCCTGGTAGTCGACATCACTCGGCAGTCGGGGCAGGAGCCCTTCGACCAAATCGGCGGGGTCGGGGAAGACCCAAAGGGCGGCCGTGATCCCTACCATGGCCAGGATGATTGCCAGGACCGTGGCGACGTCCTCCAAAAGAGCATATTTGCCGAGCAGAAGGAACAGGGCGACGGAGCCGAGGATCACCCCCGACCAGAAAAGCAGGCTGCCCGGCAGAAACAGGATAACGGCAGTGGCCGCGGCAGAGGCCAGGCCGGCAATGGCGGCAACGGATACCACCAGTTGCGGGATGATGATCAGCCAGATTGCCCAGTTGCGGGGTCCGGGCAGGCTGGTAAAGCCGTCGATCAGGGATCCTCCAGAATTGACGGCGTATCTCCCAATCTCCCGGTTGATGACCCATTTGAAGGTCACGGCCAGGATCAGGGCCCAAAGGAAAAGGTAGCCGTAAAGGCTGCCGACCCGAGGCGGAAACAGAAGTTCACCGGCGCCGCCCGCCCCGGCCGCCAGCCAGACCACGCCCGGCCCCAACCAGAGAAACTTTTTTTTGAAGCCTCTGGGCGGCTTATGAATCTGGCTCCCCTTCCGCTTCGGTTTCTGCTGCGACATGACGCTCCTTTTCTCTACTGTCGGTTGGGTTTTGCCGTTAACAGCCACTCAGTCATTGCATCCGGCGCCCTCTGCTGCAGTTTTCTCCTTTAGCCCCGGCACGGATGACGGTAATACGGCCATTTGCTTCCAGAAAGGCTTTTCTAATCTCCTTGAGGTCCTCGACACCCTGCTCACGCAGTTGACTCCAGAGTTCTTCCTGAGAGATGAACTCCTTGCGGAGATTGGCGCCAATCAGTTTGCCATTTTCAACAAGGATCAGCGGCCCCGGATGTACCAGCCATTCGACTATGCGGAAATGGAATGCGAGGCGGTCGAGAATCCAGTTCCAGACCAGTATGACCATGACCAGCAGCATTCCGTCGACAACCGACTGATAATTGTCCGCCATTCCGTTCTGGGCCGCATCGGCGAGCAGTACCACCATCAGGATATCCGGCACCGATAGCATTCCGGCCTCGCGCCGCAGGATCAAGCGCAGCAGTATGAATATGCCGAGGTACATGATGCTGCCGCGTAGGACAATTTCCAGCAGCGGTGTATCGATAGAAAACATTCTGGGCAGGTCGGGTCCGATCAGCCATTCCATGGGGCACCTCGAACGCGGGGAAAAGTAAAAAAACCTTATCACTTCCGCCCGAATTTTCGGGTCGATCTTATATTAATTGCATTCGTGGTTACCGGCTGGATTCCCGATCCAAATCGCCTCGGTAATGATATTTTGGGAAACGGTCAATATAAAAAAATTTTATCTTACCGGCCGTCCTGCCCTTCGCCCTTTTACTTTCTATCGATAAACCGCTGAATTTCAGAATAAGAAAGATATAATCATTTTGTTCAAATGGAGGGTGCCAATGGAATATCATTCTTTTTCTGACGAAAACCGGGAGATAGCCGATCTGGTTCCGCAGGTTGTCTGGAGCGCCGATGCGAAAGGAAAGGTCACTTACTGCAATCGACAGCACCTGGAATTCGAGGGTATCTACCGGCTTCCCGACGGAACCTGGATATGGGAAGAGGCGCTGCATCCGGATGATCTGGATAAGACCGTCTCGATCTGGAAAAGGGCGGTTGAAACCGGGCAGACATATCATGTCGAGCACCGTCTGAGAAGAAAGGGCGGGATGTATCGCTGGTACCTGAGCCGGGCCCTGCCGATAAAAGAGCATGGCCAGGTTCTCGGATGGTTCGGGACGGCGACCGACATACACGACCTCAAGAACGCCGAACTGTTCAGGCGGGAGAGCGAGCGCCATCTGCGGGCATTTTTCGACAATGCGGCCGTGGGCATGGTGGAGATGGACCTCGATGGGCGATTTCTCCGGGTCAACGAGAAATTCTGCCAGATCAGCGGCTACACCGGCGAAGAGATCCTGCAGATGAACATGGTCGAACTCACCCACCCGGCGGATCGGGAGGCCGATCTGGAGGCTCTGCGGCGCTTCTGTGCTCAGGAGACATCCTTCTACGAAATCGAGAAGCGTTATCTGCGCAAGGATGGGAAGGTGGTCTGGATCCACGTATCGGCAGGCATGATTCGCCGAGAGGGGGAGGCGCCTCCGACACTGGCCGCCGTCGTCCGCGATATCACAGGTCAGAAACATGCCGAATCAGCCCAACAAGCAGCCGAACAGGAACTGGTACGAACGAAAAACCGTATGAAGACGGCTCTCGAAGCCGCAAAAATCGGCGCCTGGGAGATCGATCTGGTTCAGGGAACAGCGTGGCGAACAGCACTGCATGACCAGATATTTGGATATCCTTCGCTTCTACAGAATTGGAATTACGATATTTTTCTGAGCCACGTCATCCCTGAGGAAAGAGAAAAGGTCGACCGTCTGTTTCGCCAAGCCTGTTCTGAAAGCCTGCCCTGGACAGTCGAATGCCCCATTCGCAGAGCCGATGGCGAGATTCGCTGGATCTGGGTTCAGGGGCAGGTTCATCTGGACACGCAGGAAAAACCTGTCAGCATTTACGGTCTCGTGGCCGATGTCACCGAACGCAAAATGATGGAGAAAAACCTGAAGCAAGCGCAGGAAGTGGCCGAAGAGGCGAATCGGGCCAAAAGTGAATTTCTGGCGAACCTGAGTCATGAAATCCGCACGCCGATGACCGTTTTCCTGGCGGCTCTGGAGTTTCTCCGGCAACAGAATCAGAGCCCGGAGCAAAGCCATCTGTTGGAAATGGCCGAAAAATCCGCCCATCGCCTGCGAGCGCTGATCGAGGATATTCTGGATTTTTCCCGCATCGAGGCCCGGCGAATGGAAATCCGCGAACAGCCTTTTCCTCTGCGGGATTGTGTGCAATCGGCAGCCGAACTGTTCATGGAATCGGCTCGGCAAAAGCAACTCGGGCTTGCGGTCGACATTCCGCCCGGATTGCCGGAGTTGGTGATCGGAGATGCCGACCGCATCAGTCAGGTCCTGATCAACCTGATCAGCAATGCAATCAAATTCACCGAACGCGGAGAAGTCAAAGTGACGGTCGGTGCCGCAGAGGAGAGGTTGGTTTTTTCCGTGATCGATACCGGTTCCGGCATTCCCGAGGAAAAGCAGGCATTGCTGTTTGAGAGCTTTACCCAGGTGGAGGAGTCCAGAACCCGGCGGCATGGAGGTACCGGCCTCGGCCTGGCGATCAGCAAGGGGCTGGTGGAGTTGATGAATGGCCGAATCTGGGTGGAAAGCCGGCCCGGTGCAGGCAGCAGGTTCTCCTTTGCCCTGCCGTTGAAAACAGCCGGTGCTGCTGCAACAGTCCATGAGGCGCCTGAGCCGGTGCCCGCTAAACCGCACGCCAGGATTTTGCTGGTGGAGGATGAGCCGGCGGTACAGGAGATGATCAGGCTGATTCTGGAAAGGAGCAGCTACAAGGTTGACTCGGCAAAAACCGGAAGGGAAGCCATCGCCAGCTGGGAGCAAACCGATTTCGATCTGATCCTGATGGATATGCAGATGCCGGAAATGGACGGGTTGGAGGCGACCAGAACCATTCGAAGGATGGAAAAGGACTTGGGAAGGACGCACATCTGTATCGTTGCTCTGACAGCCCATGCCCGCCGGGAGGTTCAGGAGCAATGTATGGCAGCGGGGATGGACTCGTATCTCACCAAGCCGATCAGCAACAAGGCCCTTCTACACGCTATTGAAGACTGCCTTTCACGTTGAGGGCATGCAGAAAACCCCCGGTATCCACAACCGGGGGCCTTTGCTTGATCCCTTTCTGTTCCCTGTCTTACTCGACAATAACTTCATTCTCTTCAACCGCGCCGTTTCCTTCAATCGCGCCGTCCTCTTCCACAACGCCTTCTTCAAACATACCCTCTTCTTCCCAATAAGGGCTGACGCCGTAATATTCATCAACTTCAGTCAGCTGCTCGTCGGTCAGGGCGGTTTCGATATCCCCTTCAACCTGCTTGAGTTGATCCTGCTCTGTGGTCAGGATATAGACCATCTCGCGCAATGCAGGCGTTCCCTCGCCCACTTCATCGACGGGCACTTCAGCTCGCATGGCACTGAAGGGGACAATGTACTGCTCTTCGGCAACCCCCATGACTCCGCTGCCCGCAACAAGGACATATCCGACCTGGCCGGTTTTGAAATCAACAAGGACGTTTTCAATCTCCCCTATGGTCTCGTCATTCTGATTCCTGAGTTCAGTCCCGATCAGATGATCGGTCAGAATCAGGCTGCTCTTCTGCTGTTGAAACTGCCCCTGGTACTGTTCCTGACCGGTCTGCTGCGGGGCCGCCTGACCCTGTGCGCCGGATTCCTGATCTGCCGCAAAGACGGCAGGAACCATGAAGAGGCTTGATAAGAATAAAAATGCTGTTGCGATAACCGTTTTTTTCATGGATACACTCCTTGTTCTTCTTGGGTATCCTCCTGCCGAACATTCAATTGTCAATACGAAGATTCCTCTCGAAAGAAGTCCTTATTACTTCCCACCTTATCGAGCTTTCAGCATTTGTCAACGCTGTGGGGACGCTGGTTAATGAGTCTTTTTTCTAATGAAATCAATTGCTTATCTTCATTTAAAGGCTATCGTAGCGGGATGACTGGTATCATGGAGAAAAGGCGAAAGGAAAGCTGAGGTGAAAGATTGGCAAGGTTCGGTGAAAAAATTTTTAACCACTGCTTCCAACCTCGCGCATAGACGCCTGTTGAAAAATTCTTCTTATACGATAAGGGTTTAATAGGCGAATGCAAAGAAAGGAGAAAAACATGAAAAGAATTTTGGGCTTTCTGCTGTTGCTGTTTTCCATTTTTTCCCTGTCGGCCTGCAACACTCTCCAGGGAGCAGGTGAGGATATCGAACAGGCGGGGGAAGAACTGGATGAGGAGCTTTAACGACAAAAGCCCCCGAATCCCTCGGGGGCTAAAACAGGTCAGAGCAGCCTGCTGATCCTCTTTTGGAACGGAGTTTCTGTTTACACTCATTCCTCTTTTCCTTGTCCGTTTTCACCCCAGTTTTCGAATCCCGGCAGGATTGCCTCAAAAAATCCGTTTCGGATCAACTCGAGCACTATCTGCCATGTGCTGGCCTCGGGGCTCTCAACGGTGCCCGATAGATCGAAACGGGTGGCTGCCCTCTCCTGGGGGTTCTCCAAAATTTGGGCCAGAGCCTCGGTAAGTCCTTCCTTGATTTTGTCGATCAGCCCTTCTTCCTGCTCCTGCCGAGGATCATAAACGTCGACATCCCTGAAGAGTGGTTTGGCGTAGCCGTCGATCTGGCGGCCTCTGACCTCGATTTCGGAATAGTATGAAAAGATTCCTCCAACGACATCCATTCCCGTGTGTGCCCGCAGCAGGTCGTTCATGTCCGTCATCCGGGTGCCTGTGATCGCCACCAGCATGTCGAGGTCGGCGCCTTCCTTTATCGGCCGGAAAACGGCTCGCACGAAGGTGTCGCCGCTGTGCATGAACTGCCCCTCCAGGCGGACCTCCGCCTCGCCGGCGCGGAAGCGATTGGAGAGGTTTTTCACCTGCAGGTCGATGGCGTCCAGGGAAACCCGATAGGAAGGAGTCTGTGCTTTGTTGACGAAACCCAAGGCGCCCCGGGTCAGGCGCATGTTGTTCACCTTTAACCGCCATTCGCTCTCTTTGGCCTCCCCCAGGCCTTTCTTGGCTTTCTGCGCCCGCTGTTTCTCTTCCTCAGCGGTGGTCGCAGCATGCACGTAATCGACCTTGAGGCCGTCGATGGTTAGGTTGTCGAGGATAGCCTCCCTGACCCGGGGCGAATATTCAACCCGTCCGTCTCCGGCCAGGATTCCCCCCGTCAAATGAACGTTGGCCCGGGTGGTTACGGGGAGCAATTGCCCAAGAGGGATCTCCTTCACTTGGAGTCGGGCTTTCATTGTTGGATGCGGCTCGGCCAGGAAATTGGCGTTTCCCTCTATCAGACCGTGACCCTTCCCGAAAATATCAGCTTCCACGCGGAAAGGGGAGGGATAGGTTTCCTCGGGAGAATGGATGTTGCGGATGTTTCCGGCGGTCAGGTTGATCCGGTTCAATTCCAATGGTCGGTCAGGGTCCTGGTCGATGTAGGTCAGGCTGCCGTTGACGATCTCCACTCGGTTGATTTTCAGAGGATAGACGTTCTTGACGGCCTCCTGCCAGCCCCGCTCCTGAACCGGGGTCTCATCCTCGGCTTCGGCCCGCAATTGCCGCAGGTTGATGTGAAGTTGCGGTTTTTCCACAATCACGTCGGATACGAGATGGCCGGAAAGCAGTTCCCTCCAGTGCACGCTGGTCACGATGCGGGGGAAGACTGCGAGGGGCGGTTCGGGGTGGGCCTCCTGACGCAGCACCAGGTCATTGACCACGATAGCGGCACCGAAGGGGAAAATATCGATATCTCCGATCCGGATTTCGTACCCGTCCACAGCTTCGTTTATTTTTCGTTCCCCGTATCGCACCAAGTGGTCGTCGATAAGATTGGGGACCAGAATGACGATCAGGACTAAAGCGGCGAGAATGCCAAGGCTCCACAAGAGGACCGAGGAAATCCGGCCGCTGCTGAATCCCGGCTTTTTCATAGGAAGACCTGTCCTCGATATCTCTCAACCCGGAATCAGATCCCTGAAACGGCAGCCTGAGCCATTGGCCAAAAGAACCTCCAACTGTTTCGGTCGGGGGGTTGGTCAAACCGCTTGAAAACCACTCTAGCACTCGCTTCCGAGGTGTCAAGGCGGATCGATAAAGGGCTCAGGCAAGACCGAAGAGTTGTATTTTGAGAATTTATAATTACAGTCAAAGAACGGGCCGTTGGGAGGAATTTTGGACATTCCTGTATACTTGAGTAAACTTCCGGTAACGGCTTTACGGAGGATATTTCATGAAAAAACTGACAGCCGAAGAACTGCTGGCAGCACAGGGAACCCATAGGATAAGGCTGGTCGATGTGCGCTCCGTCGATGCCTACAACGGCTGGAGGTTCAATGGCGAGGCGCGGGGCGGTCATATCCGTGGAGCCCGCAGTCTGCCCGTCAAATGGCTGGACTATATCGATTGGCCTGAAATTATCCGGACCAAGAACATTCTGCCCGAACATGCAATCGTGGTTTACAGCGACAATCGGGAGCAGATGGAAAAGGTGGCCGGACAGTTTTCTCGAATCGGTTACCCCGACGTGGCCCTTTACCCCGGCCTGCTGGACGAATGGATGCCCGACCGGGACCTGCCGATGGAGTGCCTTCCAAACTATCGACATCTGGTTCCGGCCTCCTGGCTGGACGGTCTGCTGAAAACCGGCCGGGCCCCGGAGTATGACAATGACCGGTTCGTCCTCTGCCACGCCCATTATCAGAATCGCGCGGCTTACGAAAAAGGGCATATTCCGGGGGCGGTGGACCTGGATACCAATACGCTGGAATCACCGGACAACTGGAACCGGCGCAGCCCCGAAGAGCTGAAGCTGGCCCTGGAGGGCCTGGGTATCGCCCACGACACCACGGTGATCCTCTATGGACGTTTTTCGTTCCCCGACAACAACGATCCTTTTCCGGGCAGCGCCGCCGGGCACCTGGGTGCGATCCGCTGTGCGCTGATCATGATGTATGCCGGGGTCAAGGACGTGCGGGTTCTGAACGGAGGGCTGCAGTCGTGGATCGATGCCGGACTGCCGCTGAGTACCGAGGACACCCCCAGAAGGCCGGTGAGCGATTTCGGCGCGCCGATCCCTGGCCGAACCGAATTTATCGTGGATACGCCGCAGGCCAAAGAGATTCTGCAGACGCCCGGACAGAACCTGGTCAGCGTGCGGAGTTGGGACGAATTCATCGGCAAGGTCAGCGGCTACAACTATATCCAAAAGAAAGGCCGCATCCCGGGGGCGGTTTTTGGCAATTGCGGCAGCGACGCCTACCACATGGAAAATTACCGCAATCTCGACCATACCACCCGGGAGTATCATGAAATTGTCGATCTGTGGGCGGAGGTGGGAGTCACCCGGGAAACGTACAATGCATATTACTGCGGCACGGGCTGGCGGGGGAGCGAGGCCTTTTTCAACGCCTGGCTGATGGGTTGGCCGCGCATCAGCGTTTATGACGGAGGATGGTTCGAGTGGAGCGCCGACGAAAATAATCCTGTTGCCACGGGGGTTCCGTGATGGATTTTCACCTGGTCGCTGAAAAATTCACCCTGCGCAACTATCTTGCCGATATTCCCAGGGCGGAGCTGGTCGACACCGTTCTGGCCGGGCTGAAGGCCCCGCAGAAACGGATCAGCAGCCTGTTCCTCTATGATGCCGTGGGTTCCAAGCTGTTCGAAGAGATTACCCGTCTTCCTGAGTATTATCCGACGCGAACTGAAAAAAAACTCCTCCGCCGGTTTGCCCCTATTCTGGCGGCGGAATCCAAAGCCTGCAACATTGTCGAGATTGGCAGCGGTGACTGTTCCAAGATCTCGATTCTGCTGGGGGAAATCCCTTCGCACCGCTGGCATGCCGTCCGTTATACCCCGGTCGATGTCAGCCGCGAGGCGATCAGGGAGTCTGCCGAGGACCTCCAGGGGAAATTCCCCGGCATCCGGATTCACGGCATCGTGGCCGATTTCACCCGTCAACTGCATCATGTTCCCAACGGGCGAAATCGCCTTTTCTGTTTTCTGGGGGGCACCCTCGGCAATCTGTCCTGGGAACAGAATCGGCAGTTTTTCGAAGATCTCGGCCGGGTGATGCAGGCCGAAGACGCGCTGCTGCTGGGGGTCGATATGGTCAAACCGGTGGACATTCTGGAAAAAGCCTATAATGACAGCCAGGGAGTGACGGCCGCCTTCAATCGCAATATTCTCAACGTGATCAACCGGCTGGTGGGAACGGACTTCGAGCCTTCCAGTTTTGAGCATCTTGCCTTTTTCAACCAGACGCAAAGCCGCATCGAGATGCACCTGAAGGCGACCCGGGAGATGCGGATATCCTGTCCCGATCTGCAAGAGGGGATTGTGATCCAGGAGGAGGAAACAATCCATACCGAGAATTCTCACAAATACAGCCCGCAGGATATCGAGGAATTCGCCTCCATCGGCGGGCTGCAGGTCAAGGACTGCCTGACGGATGAAAACCGCTGGTTCTCCCTGATTCACTTCTGCAAAAAGTAGAGACATGCTGGATCTGCCAAAGATAAGAGAATGCTTCCCGATTCTGACCAGGAATATCTGCGGGAAACCTCTGGTTTACCTGGACAACGCCGCCACCACCCAGAAACCCCGGCAGGTGCTGGACAAACTTTTGGAATTCTATCTTTCCTGCAACAGCAATATTCATCGGGGAGTCCATACCCTGAGCGAGCAGGCCAGCGGAGTCTACGAGGATGCGCGGGAAAATGTCCGGCAGTTCATCCATGCCGCCGAACCGGCCGAAATCGTTTTCACCCGGGGAGCCACCGAGTCGATCAATCTGGTGGCGGCTTCCTTCGGCGAGGTGTTTGTTGGAAAAGAAGACGAGATCCTGGTGACCGAGATGGAGCACCATTCCAACCTGGTGCCCTGGCAGAATCTCTGCAAGCGCCGCGGGGCGGTTCTCAAAGCGGTCCCGTTCAATGATGACGGCACCCTGGCCCTCGACCAGCTGGAATCGATGCTTACTCCCCGAACCCGCCTGCTGGCCCTGACTTATGTCTCCAATGCCCTCGGACAGATCAATCCGGTCGGAGAGATCGTCGCGCAGGCTCATGCGAAACAGGTTCCGGTGCTGATCGACGGGGCCCAGGCGGTCCAGCACCTGCCGGTCGACGTGCAGGAGCTCGACTGCGACTTTTTCGTTTTTTCCGGTCACAAGATGTATGCCTCCACCGGGATCGGAGTTCTTTATGGCAAGCGCCGATGGCTGGAGCAACTGCCGCCCTGGCAGTATGGCGGCGGCATGATCGAAAGGGTCGATCTGGAAGAAACCACCTTTGGCGCCCTTCCCCAGAAATTCGAGGCGGGGACGCCGCACGTGGCGGGCGCCGTCAGCCTGGCAGCGGCCATCGACTTCATCCGGGAGATCGGTATCGGGGCGATTGCAGATCACGAAGCCGATCTGATGAATTACGCTGTCCGGCAGTTGCAGGCGGTTGCGGACCTGACCCTGTACGGCAACGGGGGTCGCCGCTGCGGCGCCGTCTCCTTCAACCTCAAAGGGCTCCACCCGTACGACGTCGGCATGATTTTGGACAAAATGGGCATCGCGGTCAGGACCGGAGCCCATTGTGCCGAACCGGTGATGAGGCACTACGGCATCGGCGGGACTCTGAGGGCCAGTTTTGGTCTGTACAACACCCGCGAGGAGATCAA
The genomic region above belongs to Syntrophotaleaceae bacterium and contains:
- a CDS encoding entericidin EcnAB translates to MKRILGFLLLLFSIFSLSACNTLQGAGEDIEQAGEELDEEL
- a CDS encoding DUF421 domain-containing protein, with amino-acid sequence MEWLIGPDLPRMFSIDTPLLEIVLRGSIMYLGIFILLRLILRREAGMLSVPDILMVVLLADAAQNGMADNYQSVVDGMLLVMVILVWNWILDRLAFHFRIVEWLVHPGPLILVENGKLIGANLRKEFISQEELWSQLREQGVEDLKEIRKAFLEANGRITVIRAGAKGENCSRGRRMQ
- a CDS encoding Nramp family divalent metal transporter, giving the protein MSQQKPKRKGSQIHKPPRGFKKKFLWLGPGVVWLAAGAGGAGELLFPPRVGSLYGYLFLWALILAVTFKWVINREIGRYAVNSGGSLIDGFTSLPGPRNWAIWLIIIPQLVVSVAAIAGLASAAATAVILFLPGSLLFWSGVILGSVALFLLLGKYALLEDVATVLAIILAMVGITAALWVFPDPADLVEGLLPRLPSDVDYQEIVPWLSFIMAGAAGMLWYSYWLPAKGYGAAGQFKKTGILRKQEQYTEEDVSRLRGWVNEMTIDNTLGVLGGTLIVTAFLILGAEVLRPEGVVPEERRVAEVLGKLLGNTWGRWGFWFMVIGVLVGFYNTTLTNTDGWSRLLGNGTHILLKSFGFKESAWLNAQGLRKIFILFVAGGAFGLFAWVGRPVILLQIAGIIEAFQIPLLGFLALYMNHALMPKGLRPTMTMTAVAIVSSLFYLFFACFFVLSKLGVVGNGGAQIDSYAS
- the egtD gene encoding L-histidine N(alpha)-methyltransferase encodes the protein MDFHLVAEKFTLRNYLADIPRAELVDTVLAGLKAPQKRISSLFLYDAVGSKLFEEITRLPEYYPTRTEKKLLRRFAPILAAESKACNIVEIGSGDCSKISILLGEIPSHRWHAVRYTPVDVSREAIRESAEDLQGKFPGIRIHGIVADFTRQLHHVPNGRNRLFCFLGGTLGNLSWEQNRQFFEDLGRVMQAEDALLLGVDMVKPVDILEKAYNDSQGVTAAFNRNILNVINRLVGTDFEPSSFEHLAFFNQTQSRIEMHLKATREMRISCPDLQEGIVIQEEETIHTENSHKYSPQDIEEFASIGGLQVKDCLTDENRWFSLIHFCKK
- a CDS encoding PAS domain S-box protein codes for the protein MEYHSFSDENREIADLVPQVVWSADAKGKVTYCNRQHLEFEGIYRLPDGTWIWEEALHPDDLDKTVSIWKRAVETGQTYHVEHRLRRKGGMYRWYLSRALPIKEHGQVLGWFGTATDIHDLKNAELFRRESERHLRAFFDNAAVGMVEMDLDGRFLRVNEKFCQISGYTGEEILQMNMVELTHPADREADLEALRRFCAQETSFYEIEKRYLRKDGKVVWIHVSAGMIRREGEAPPTLAAVVRDITGQKHAESAQQAAEQELVRTKNRMKTALEAAKIGAWEIDLVQGTAWRTALHDQIFGYPSLLQNWNYDIFLSHVIPEEREKVDRLFRQACSESLPWTVECPIRRADGEIRWIWVQGQVHLDTQEKPVSIYGLVADVTERKMMEKNLKQAQEVAEEANRAKSEFLANLSHEIRTPMTVFLAALEFLRQQNQSPEQSHLLEMAEKSAHRLRALIEDILDFSRIEARRMEIREQPFPLRDCVQSAAELFMESARQKQLGLAVDIPPGLPELVIGDADRISQVLINLISNAIKFTERGEVKVTVGAAEERLVFSVIDTGSGIPEEKQALLFESFTQVEESRTRRHGGTGLGLAISKGLVELMNGRIWVESRPGAGSRFSFALPLKTAGAAATVHEAPEPVPAKPHARILLVEDEPAVQEMIRLILERSSYKVDSAKTGREAIASWEQTDFDLILMDMQMPEMDGLEATRTIRRMEKDLGRTHICIVALTAHARREVQEQCMAAGMDSYLTKPISNKALLHAIEDCLSR
- a CDS encoding DUF748 domain-containing protein; the encoded protein is MKKPGFSSGRISSVLLWSLGILAALVLIVILVPNLIDDHLVRYGERKINEAVDGYEIRIGDIDIFPFGAAIVVNDLVLRQEAHPEPPLAVFPRIVTSVHWRELLSGHLVSDVIVEKPQLHINLRQLRAEAEDETPVQERGWQEAVKNVYPLKINRVEIVNGSLTYIDQDPDRPLELNRINLTAGNIRNIHSPEETYPSPFRVEADIFGKGHGLIEGNANFLAEPHPTMKARLQVKEIPLGQLLPVTTRANVHLTGGILAGDGRVEYSPRVREAILDNLTIDGLKVDYVHAATTAEEEKQRAQKAKKGLGEAKESEWRLKVNNMRLTRGALGFVNKAQTPSYRVSLDAIDLQVKNLSNRFRAGEAEVRLEGQFMHSGDTFVRAVFRPIKEGADLDMLVAITGTRMTDMNDLLRAHTGMDVVGGIFSYYSEIEVRGRQIDGYAKPLFRDVDVYDPRQEQEEGLIDKIKEGLTEALAQILENPQERAATRFDLSGTVESPEASTWQIVLELIRNGFFEAILPGFENWGENGQGKEE
- a CDS encoding cysteine desulfurase; the encoded protein is MLDLPKIRECFPILTRNICGKPLVYLDNAATTQKPRQVLDKLLEFYLSCNSNIHRGVHTLSEQASGVYEDARENVRQFIHAAEPAEIVFTRGATESINLVAASFGEVFVGKEDEILVTEMEHHSNLVPWQNLCKRRGAVLKAVPFNDDGTLALDQLESMLTPRTRLLALTYVSNALGQINPVGEIVAQAHAKQVPVLIDGAQAVQHLPVDVQELDCDFFVFSGHKMYASTGIGVLYGKRRWLEQLPPWQYGGGMIERVDLEETTFGALPQKFEAGTPHVAGAVSLAAAIDFIREIGIGAIADHEADLMNYAVRQLQAVADLTLYGNGGRRCGAVSFNLKGLHPYDVGMILDKMGIAVRTGAHCAEPVMRHYGIGGTLRASFGLYNTREEINSLIFGLEKARKLLG
- a CDS encoding rhodanese-like domain-containing protein, giving the protein MKKLTAEELLAAQGTHRIRLVDVRSVDAYNGWRFNGEARGGHIRGARSLPVKWLDYIDWPEIIRTKNILPEHAIVVYSDNREQMEKVAGQFSRIGYPDVALYPGLLDEWMPDRDLPMECLPNYRHLVPASWLDGLLKTGRAPEYDNDRFVLCHAHYQNRAAYEKGHIPGAVDLDTNTLESPDNWNRRSPEELKLALEGLGIAHDTTVILYGRFSFPDNNDPFPGSAAGHLGAIRCALIMMYAGVKDVRVLNGGLQSWIDAGLPLSTEDTPRRPVSDFGAPIPGRTEFIVDTPQAKEILQTPGQNLVSVRSWDEFIGKVSGYNYIQKKGRIPGAVFGNCGSDAYHMENYRNLDHTTREYHEIVDLWAEVGVTRETYNAYYCGTGWRGSEAFFNAWLMGWPRISVYDGGWFEWSADENNPVATGVP
- a CDS encoding PRC-barrel domain-containing protein, which translates into the protein MTIECSAGGYPRRTRSVSMKKTVIATAFLFLSSLFMVPAVFAADQESGAQGQAAPQQTGQEQYQGQFQQQKSSLILTDHLIGTELRNQNDETIGEIENVLVDFKTGQVGYVLVAGSGVMGVAEEQYIVPFSAMRAEVPVDEVGEGTPALREMVYILTTEQDQLKQVEGDIETALTDEQLTEVDEYYGVSPYWEEEGMFEEGVVEEDGAIEGNGAVEENEVIVE